A DNA window from Mytilus edulis chromosome 14, xbMytEdul2.2, whole genome shotgun sequence contains the following coding sequences:
- the LOC139502837 gene encoding mitogen-activated protein kinase kinase kinase 2-like isoform X4, whose product MGNIETQLLKGLQSGNKTAAQRAYTDLQKREQILRIKCEYNGEKRSINIHRPLTYSHLRMKVSEMYTMDLMIFFTQANGEVHIPITNQKELDAAIDLVDKNEKITSLRLFLSPPAGCGYTNVRKHQSKDSTSESGFGTMSSKHSDYRESPSPPPGHLPHGISHSVSRTSVNSEGEFIPEEGDEGVYHSPEGSGKMTGSISSLDSGSYASSSHGDTYPFRIRAGSRRSVLTDASSKDETGDGKVWFDTFPRNYNVNTHNTHDIEGHRTFPRASNIVQRRPELGSTLLSRGSSGALSNSSSSSGFPPDPDMDSPEGRLSLKRNSDIDSPVFNPVSDLAFSKSPRAPVNWQMGKLLGSGAFGEVYLCYDRDTGRELAVKQVTLTSMNAEASKEVRALENEIQLLRNFQHERIVSYFGCQQGKTSLSIFMEYLSGGSLKDLLNKYGALTEGVCRKYTRQVLEGLAFLHKNVIVHRDIKAANILRDSEGNVKLGDFGSSKRLQTICSIAGLKTVVGTPYWMAPEVINGEGYGRKADIWSLGCTIVEMLTQRPPYADYESMAAIYKIATEDHPQYKLPSNTSKECVLLLSLTFKKNVKDRPTAEDLLRHRFVVSGPT is encoded by the exons ATGGGAAATATTGAGACCCAGTTACTGAAAGGTCTGCAGTCTGGGAACAAAACTGCAGCACAGAGGGCCTACACAGACCTACAG aaAAGAGAACAAATTTTACGGATTAAGTGTGAATACAATGGCGAAAAGAG GAGTATCAACATACACAGACCACTGACATACAGCCACCTTAGAATGAAAGTATCAGAGATGTACACTATGGATTTAATGATATTCTTTACACAGGCAAATGGAGAG GTACACATACCAATTACAAATCAAAAAGAATTAGATGCAGCCATTGATCTAGTGGACAAGAATGAGAAAATCACAAGTCTTCGGCTATTCCTGTCTCCTCCCGCTGGCTGTGGTTATACCAATGTCAGAAAACATCAGTCCAAAGATTCAACCAGTGAGAGTGGATTTGGTACAATG tcTTCCAAACATTCTGACTACAGAGAATCACCTAGCCCACCCCCTGGACACCTGCCACATGGAATATCCCATAGTGTTTCACGTACCTCTGTTAACAGTGAGGGAGAGTTCATTCCTGAGGAAGGGGATGAG GGTGTCTATCATAGTCCAGAAGGATCAGGGAAAATGACCGGTAGTATCTCATCACTGGACAGTGGAAGTTATGCTAGTAGTAGTCA tggtGACACATACCCATTTAGAATAAGAGCTGGTTCACGGAGAAGTGTATTAACTGATGCATCATCCAAAGATGAAACAGGGG atggcAAAGTATGGTTTGATACATTTCCACGGAATTACAATGTAAATACACATAACACTCATGACATTGAAGGCCACAGAACATTCCCACGTGCCAGTAATATAGTACAGAGACGGCCTGAGTTGGGGAGCACACTTTTATCCCGTGGGAGTTCCGGTGCTCTCAGCAATAGTAGTAGCAGCAGTGGATTCCCTCCCGATCCAGACATGGACTCTCCGGAGGGCCGACTCAGTCTAAAGAGAAATAGTGATATAGATAGCCCTGTGTTCAATCCTGTATCAGATTTAGCCTTCTCTAAAT cTCCCCGTGCTCCAGTAAACTGGCAGATGGGTAAACTGTTAGGCAGTGGAGCTTTTGGAGAAGTATACCTGTGTTATGACAGGGATACAGGTCGAGAACTGGCAGTTAAACAAGTCACTCTTACAAGCATGAATGCTGAAGCTTCTAAA GAAGTGCGAGCGTTggagaatgaaatacaattatTACGGAATTTCCAACATGAGAGAATTGTATCTTATTTTGGTTGTCAACAGGGTAAAACTAGCTTATCTATATTCATGGAATACTTATCTGGG GGTTCATTGAAAGATTTACTTAACAAATATGGGGCATTAACCGAAGGGGTTTGTCGCAAATATACTCGCCAAGTGTTAGAAGGGCTGGCCTTTCTTCACAAAAATGTTATTGTGCATCGAGATATTAAAG CTGCTAATATTTTACGTGACAGTGAAGGCAATGTTAAATTAGGAGATTTTGGTTCTTCTAAACGTTTACAGACAATTTGTAGCATAGCAGGACTAAAAACTGTTGTAGGTACTCCATACTGGATGGCTCCAGAAGTTATCAATGGAGAGGGATACGGCAGAAAAGCTGACATTTG GAGTTTAGGTTGTACTATAGTAGAAATGTTAACTCAAAGACCTCCTTATGCAGATTATGAATCCATGGCAGCCATTTATAAAATCGCCACAGAAGATCATCCTCAATATAAACTCCCTAGTAACACGTCAAAAGAATGTGTACTATTACTGTCCTTGACTTTTAAGAAAAACGTTAAAGATCGGCCAACTGCAGAAGACTTATTACGGCATCGATTTGTGGTCAGTGGGCCGACGTGA
- the LOC139502837 gene encoding mitogen-activated protein kinase kinase kinase 2-like isoform X3 produces the protein MGNIETQLLKGLQSGNKTAAQRAYTDLQKREQILRIKCEYNGEKRSINIHRPLTYSHLRMKVSEMYTMDLMIFFTQANGEVHIPITNQKELDAAIDLVDKNEKITSLRLFLSPPAGCGYTNVRKHQSKDSTSESGFGTMSSKHSDYRESPSPPPGHLPHGISHSVSRTSVNSEGEFIPEEGDEGVYHSPEGSGKMTGSISSLDSGSYASSSHGDTYPFRIRAGSRRSVLTDASSKDETGDGKVWFDTFPRNYNVNTHNTHDIEGHRTFPRASNIVQRRPELGSTLLSRGSSGALSNSSSSSGFPPDPDMDSPEGRLSLKRNSDIDSPVFNPVSDLAFSKCLTPDKPPRAPVNWQMGKLLGSGAFGEVYLCYDRDTGRELAVKQVTLTSMNAEASKEVRALENEIQLLRNFQHERIVSYFGCQQGKTSLSIFMEYLSGGSLKDLLNKYGALTEGVCRKYTRQVLEGLAFLHKNVIVHRDIKAANILRDSEGNVKLGDFGSSKRLQTICSIAGLKTVVGTPYWMAPEVINGEGYGRKADIWSLGCTIVEMLTQRPPYADYESMAAIYKIATEDHPQYKLPSNTSKECVLLLSLTFKKNVKDRPTAEDLLRHRFVVSGPT, from the exons ATGGGAAATATTGAGACCCAGTTACTGAAAGGTCTGCAGTCTGGGAACAAAACTGCAGCACAGAGGGCCTACACAGACCTACAG aaAAGAGAACAAATTTTACGGATTAAGTGTGAATACAATGGCGAAAAGAG GAGTATCAACATACACAGACCACTGACATACAGCCACCTTAGAATGAAAGTATCAGAGATGTACACTATGGATTTAATGATATTCTTTACACAGGCAAATGGAGAG GTACACATACCAATTACAAATCAAAAAGAATTAGATGCAGCCATTGATCTAGTGGACAAGAATGAGAAAATCACAAGTCTTCGGCTATTCCTGTCTCCTCCCGCTGGCTGTGGTTATACCAATGTCAGAAAACATCAGTCCAAAGATTCAACCAGTGAGAGTGGATTTGGTACAATG tcTTCCAAACATTCTGACTACAGAGAATCACCTAGCCCACCCCCTGGACACCTGCCACATGGAATATCCCATAGTGTTTCACGTACCTCTGTTAACAGTGAGGGAGAGTTCATTCCTGAGGAAGGGGATGAG GGTGTCTATCATAGTCCAGAAGGATCAGGGAAAATGACCGGTAGTATCTCATCACTGGACAGTGGAAGTTATGCTAGTAGTAGTCA tggtGACACATACCCATTTAGAATAAGAGCTGGTTCACGGAGAAGTGTATTAACTGATGCATCATCCAAAGATGAAACAGGGG atggcAAAGTATGGTTTGATACATTTCCACGGAATTACAATGTAAATACACATAACACTCATGACATTGAAGGCCACAGAACATTCCCACGTGCCAGTAATATAGTACAGAGACGGCCTGAGTTGGGGAGCACACTTTTATCCCGTGGGAGTTCCGGTGCTCTCAGCAATAGTAGTAGCAGCAGTGGATTCCCTCCCGATCCAGACATGGACTCTCCGGAGGGCCGACTCAGTCTAAAGAGAAATAGTGATATAGATAGCCCTGTGTTCAATCCTGTATCAGATTTAGCCTTCTCTAAAT GTCTTACACCGGACAAGC cTCCCCGTGCTCCAGTAAACTGGCAGATGGGTAAACTGTTAGGCAGTGGAGCTTTTGGAGAAGTATACCTGTGTTATGACAGGGATACAGGTCGAGAACTGGCAGTTAAACAAGTCACTCTTACAAGCATGAATGCTGAAGCTTCTAAA GAAGTGCGAGCGTTggagaatgaaatacaattatTACGGAATTTCCAACATGAGAGAATTGTATCTTATTTTGGTTGTCAACAGGGTAAAACTAGCTTATCTATATTCATGGAATACTTATCTGGG GGTTCATTGAAAGATTTACTTAACAAATATGGGGCATTAACCGAAGGGGTTTGTCGCAAATATACTCGCCAAGTGTTAGAAGGGCTGGCCTTTCTTCACAAAAATGTTATTGTGCATCGAGATATTAAAG CTGCTAATATTTTACGTGACAGTGAAGGCAATGTTAAATTAGGAGATTTTGGTTCTTCTAAACGTTTACAGACAATTTGTAGCATAGCAGGACTAAAAACTGTTGTAGGTACTCCATACTGGATGGCTCCAGAAGTTATCAATGGAGAGGGATACGGCAGAAAAGCTGACATTTG GAGTTTAGGTTGTACTATAGTAGAAATGTTAACTCAAAGACCTCCTTATGCAGATTATGAATCCATGGCAGCCATTTATAAAATCGCCACAGAAGATCATCCTCAATATAAACTCCCTAGTAACACGTCAAAAGAATGTGTACTATTACTGTCCTTGACTTTTAAGAAAAACGTTAAAGATCGGCCAACTGCAGAAGACTTATTACGGCATCGATTTGTGGTCAGTGGGCCGACGTGA
- the LOC139502837 gene encoding mitogen-activated protein kinase kinase kinase 2-like isoform X1, with product MGDKKNDLDEVMGNIETQLLKGLQSGNKTAAQRAYTDLQKREQILRIKCEYNGEKRSINIHRPLTYSHLRMKVSEMYTMDLMIFFTQANGEVHIPITNQKELDAAIDLVDKNEKITSLRLFLSPPAGCGYTNVRKHQSKDSTSESGFGTMSSKHSDYRESPSPPPGHLPHGISHSVSRTSVNSEGEFIPEEGDEGVYHSPEGSGKMTGSISSLDSGSYASSSHGDTYPFRIRAGSRRSVLTDASSKDETGDGKVWFDTFPRNYNVNTHNTHDIEGHRTFPRASNIVQRRPELGSTLLSRGSSGALSNSSSSSGFPPDPDMDSPEGRLSLKRNSDIDSPVFNPVSDLAFSKCLTPDKPPRAPVNWQMGKLLGSGAFGEVYLCYDRDTGRELAVKQVTLTSMNAEASKEVRALENEIQLLRNFQHERIVSYFGCQQGKTSLSIFMEYLSGGSLKDLLNKYGALTEGVCRKYTRQVLEGLAFLHKNVIVHRDIKAANILRDSEGNVKLGDFGSSKRLQTICSIAGLKTVVGTPYWMAPEVINGEGYGRKADIWSLGCTIVEMLTQRPPYADYESMAAIYKIATEDHPQYKLPSNTSKECVLLLSLTFKKNVKDRPTAEDLLRHRFVVSGPT from the exons GTGATAAGAAGAATGATTTAGATGAGGTCATGGGAAATATTGAGACCCAGTTACTGAAAGGTCTGCAGTCTGGGAACAAAACTGCAGCACAGAGGGCCTACACAGACCTACAG aaAAGAGAACAAATTTTACGGATTAAGTGTGAATACAATGGCGAAAAGAG GAGTATCAACATACACAGACCACTGACATACAGCCACCTTAGAATGAAAGTATCAGAGATGTACACTATGGATTTAATGATATTCTTTACACAGGCAAATGGAGAG GTACACATACCAATTACAAATCAAAAAGAATTAGATGCAGCCATTGATCTAGTGGACAAGAATGAGAAAATCACAAGTCTTCGGCTATTCCTGTCTCCTCCCGCTGGCTGTGGTTATACCAATGTCAGAAAACATCAGTCCAAAGATTCAACCAGTGAGAGTGGATTTGGTACAATG tcTTCCAAACATTCTGACTACAGAGAATCACCTAGCCCACCCCCTGGACACCTGCCACATGGAATATCCCATAGTGTTTCACGTACCTCTGTTAACAGTGAGGGAGAGTTCATTCCTGAGGAAGGGGATGAG GGTGTCTATCATAGTCCAGAAGGATCAGGGAAAATGACCGGTAGTATCTCATCACTGGACAGTGGAAGTTATGCTAGTAGTAGTCA tggtGACACATACCCATTTAGAATAAGAGCTGGTTCACGGAGAAGTGTATTAACTGATGCATCATCCAAAGATGAAACAGGGG atggcAAAGTATGGTTTGATACATTTCCACGGAATTACAATGTAAATACACATAACACTCATGACATTGAAGGCCACAGAACATTCCCACGTGCCAGTAATATAGTACAGAGACGGCCTGAGTTGGGGAGCACACTTTTATCCCGTGGGAGTTCCGGTGCTCTCAGCAATAGTAGTAGCAGCAGTGGATTCCCTCCCGATCCAGACATGGACTCTCCGGAGGGCCGACTCAGTCTAAAGAGAAATAGTGATATAGATAGCCCTGTGTTCAATCCTGTATCAGATTTAGCCTTCTCTAAAT GTCTTACACCGGACAAGC cTCCCCGTGCTCCAGTAAACTGGCAGATGGGTAAACTGTTAGGCAGTGGAGCTTTTGGAGAAGTATACCTGTGTTATGACAGGGATACAGGTCGAGAACTGGCAGTTAAACAAGTCACTCTTACAAGCATGAATGCTGAAGCTTCTAAA GAAGTGCGAGCGTTggagaatgaaatacaattatTACGGAATTTCCAACATGAGAGAATTGTATCTTATTTTGGTTGTCAACAGGGTAAAACTAGCTTATCTATATTCATGGAATACTTATCTGGG GGTTCATTGAAAGATTTACTTAACAAATATGGGGCATTAACCGAAGGGGTTTGTCGCAAATATACTCGCCAAGTGTTAGAAGGGCTGGCCTTTCTTCACAAAAATGTTATTGTGCATCGAGATATTAAAG CTGCTAATATTTTACGTGACAGTGAAGGCAATGTTAAATTAGGAGATTTTGGTTCTTCTAAACGTTTACAGACAATTTGTAGCATAGCAGGACTAAAAACTGTTGTAGGTACTCCATACTGGATGGCTCCAGAAGTTATCAATGGAGAGGGATACGGCAGAAAAGCTGACATTTG GAGTTTAGGTTGTACTATAGTAGAAATGTTAACTCAAAGACCTCCTTATGCAGATTATGAATCCATGGCAGCCATTTATAAAATCGCCACAGAAGATCATCCTCAATATAAACTCCCTAGTAACACGTCAAAAGAATGTGTACTATTACTGTCCTTGACTTTTAAGAAAAACGTTAAAGATCGGCCAACTGCAGAAGACTTATTACGGCATCGATTTGTGGTCAGTGGGCCGACGTGA
- the LOC139502837 gene encoding mitogen-activated protein kinase kinase kinase 2-like isoform X2 gives MGDKKNDLDEVMGNIETQLLKGLQSGNKTAAQRAYTDLQKREQILRIKCEYNGEKRSINIHRPLTYSHLRMKVSEMYTMDLMIFFTQANGEVHIPITNQKELDAAIDLVDKNEKITSLRLFLSPPAGCGYTNVRKHQSKDSTSESGFGTMSSKHSDYRESPSPPPGHLPHGISHSVSRTSVNSEGEFIPEEGDEGVYHSPEGSGKMTGSISSLDSGSYASSSHGDTYPFRIRAGSRRSVLTDASSKDETGDGKVWFDTFPRNYNVNTHNTHDIEGHRTFPRASNIVQRRPELGSTLLSRGSSGALSNSSSSSGFPPDPDMDSPEGRLSLKRNSDIDSPVFNPVSDLAFSKSPRAPVNWQMGKLLGSGAFGEVYLCYDRDTGRELAVKQVTLTSMNAEASKEVRALENEIQLLRNFQHERIVSYFGCQQGKTSLSIFMEYLSGGSLKDLLNKYGALTEGVCRKYTRQVLEGLAFLHKNVIVHRDIKAANILRDSEGNVKLGDFGSSKRLQTICSIAGLKTVVGTPYWMAPEVINGEGYGRKADIWSLGCTIVEMLTQRPPYADYESMAAIYKIATEDHPQYKLPSNTSKECVLLLSLTFKKNVKDRPTAEDLLRHRFVVSGPT, from the exons GTGATAAGAAGAATGATTTAGATGAGGTCATGGGAAATATTGAGACCCAGTTACTGAAAGGTCTGCAGTCTGGGAACAAAACTGCAGCACAGAGGGCCTACACAGACCTACAG aaAAGAGAACAAATTTTACGGATTAAGTGTGAATACAATGGCGAAAAGAG GAGTATCAACATACACAGACCACTGACATACAGCCACCTTAGAATGAAAGTATCAGAGATGTACACTATGGATTTAATGATATTCTTTACACAGGCAAATGGAGAG GTACACATACCAATTACAAATCAAAAAGAATTAGATGCAGCCATTGATCTAGTGGACAAGAATGAGAAAATCACAAGTCTTCGGCTATTCCTGTCTCCTCCCGCTGGCTGTGGTTATACCAATGTCAGAAAACATCAGTCCAAAGATTCAACCAGTGAGAGTGGATTTGGTACAATG tcTTCCAAACATTCTGACTACAGAGAATCACCTAGCCCACCCCCTGGACACCTGCCACATGGAATATCCCATAGTGTTTCACGTACCTCTGTTAACAGTGAGGGAGAGTTCATTCCTGAGGAAGGGGATGAG GGTGTCTATCATAGTCCAGAAGGATCAGGGAAAATGACCGGTAGTATCTCATCACTGGACAGTGGAAGTTATGCTAGTAGTAGTCA tggtGACACATACCCATTTAGAATAAGAGCTGGTTCACGGAGAAGTGTATTAACTGATGCATCATCCAAAGATGAAACAGGGG atggcAAAGTATGGTTTGATACATTTCCACGGAATTACAATGTAAATACACATAACACTCATGACATTGAAGGCCACAGAACATTCCCACGTGCCAGTAATATAGTACAGAGACGGCCTGAGTTGGGGAGCACACTTTTATCCCGTGGGAGTTCCGGTGCTCTCAGCAATAGTAGTAGCAGCAGTGGATTCCCTCCCGATCCAGACATGGACTCTCCGGAGGGCCGACTCAGTCTAAAGAGAAATAGTGATATAGATAGCCCTGTGTTCAATCCTGTATCAGATTTAGCCTTCTCTAAAT cTCCCCGTGCTCCAGTAAACTGGCAGATGGGTAAACTGTTAGGCAGTGGAGCTTTTGGAGAAGTATACCTGTGTTATGACAGGGATACAGGTCGAGAACTGGCAGTTAAACAAGTCACTCTTACAAGCATGAATGCTGAAGCTTCTAAA GAAGTGCGAGCGTTggagaatgaaatacaattatTACGGAATTTCCAACATGAGAGAATTGTATCTTATTTTGGTTGTCAACAGGGTAAAACTAGCTTATCTATATTCATGGAATACTTATCTGGG GGTTCATTGAAAGATTTACTTAACAAATATGGGGCATTAACCGAAGGGGTTTGTCGCAAATATACTCGCCAAGTGTTAGAAGGGCTGGCCTTTCTTCACAAAAATGTTATTGTGCATCGAGATATTAAAG CTGCTAATATTTTACGTGACAGTGAAGGCAATGTTAAATTAGGAGATTTTGGTTCTTCTAAACGTTTACAGACAATTTGTAGCATAGCAGGACTAAAAACTGTTGTAGGTACTCCATACTGGATGGCTCCAGAAGTTATCAATGGAGAGGGATACGGCAGAAAAGCTGACATTTG GAGTTTAGGTTGTACTATAGTAGAAATGTTAACTCAAAGACCTCCTTATGCAGATTATGAATCCATGGCAGCCATTTATAAAATCGCCACAGAAGATCATCCTCAATATAAACTCCCTAGTAACACGTCAAAAGAATGTGTACTATTACTGTCCTTGACTTTTAAGAAAAACGTTAAAGATCGGCCAACTGCAGAAGACTTATTACGGCATCGATTTGTGGTCAGTGGGCCGACGTGA